A portion of the Oceanispirochaeta sp. M1 genome contains these proteins:
- a CDS encoding addiction module protein produces the protein MAVKVKQVIEDVKQLSAQDRALVAHCLITSLEAPQEETVDHAWAELADRRYSELISGDVKPVKWAEIRKQVVG, from the coding sequence ATGGCTGTAAAAGTTAAGCAGGTTATTGAAGATGTAAAGCAATTAAGCGCACAAGACAGGGCACTAGTTGCGCATTGTTTAATAACTTCACTTGAAGCTCCTCAGGAAGAAACTGTTGACCATGCATGGGCGGAATTGGCCGATAGAAGATATTCAGAACTTATTTCAGGTGATGTAAAGCCAGTTAAGTGGGCAGAAATAAGAAAACAGGTAGTAGGATAG
- a CDS encoding type II toxin-antitoxin system RelE/ParE family toxin yields MPELVFHPDVSLEIKASYDWYQEKVAGLGEDFLNELEPAYQVIIEFPGTWPIFQNGFRRFLLARFPFSIIYREKDNVIYIVAVMHNSRRPGYWLERL; encoded by the coding sequence GTGCCCGAATTAGTATTTCATCCTGATGTATCACTTGAAATAAAAGCTTCGTATGATTGGTATCAGGAGAAGGTTGCTGGTCTAGGTGAAGATTTTTTGAATGAGCTTGAACCGGCTTATCAGGTTATTATTGAATTTCCAGGAACATGGCCAATATTTCAAAATGGTTTTCGAAGATTCTTGCTTGCCAGATTTCCTTTTTCCATTATTTATCGCGAAAAAGATAATGTTATTTATATTGTTGCAGTTATGCATAATAGTCGAAGACCCGGGTACTGGTTGGAACGATTATAG
- a CDS encoding helix-turn-helix transcriptional regulator, which produces MLVVEEELTGQITRSMGKAAREQLTPGEMLKFARLDAGLTQTKLATLAGVGNRSGIALMEAGTRTISDKMAERLAGYLSISSEILKTTFYPRFNEII; this is translated from the coding sequence ATGTTGGTAGTAGAGGAAGAACTGACTGGACAGATTACTCGCTCTATGGGAAAAGCTGCAAGAGAGCAACTGACCCCCGGGGAAATGCTGAAGTTTGCTCGACTGGATGCTGGTCTTACACAAACAAAACTCGCCACACTGGCAGGTGTTGGAAACAGATCCGGGATAGCCTTGATGGAAGCGGGAACAAGGACCATCTCAGATAAGATGGCTGAGAGACTGGCTGGATACCTCAGTATAAGTTCTGAGATTTTAAAAACTACTTTTTACCCTCGATTTAATGAAATTATATAG